From the genome of Aedes albopictus strain Foshan unplaced genomic scaffold, AalbF5 HiC_scaffold_798, whole genome shotgun sequence:
GAAGAATCGCTTCAGAGACTCTTCTAATCCATCGTTCACGGCAACGTTGGCACATACCGGGCgatcatcgtcctgatcatcgtaCGTACCAGCTACTACCCATCCGAATTGGGTTTCGTACAGGGTCGGCAGAGTGCTGGACAATTTGATCTGACCTTGCTTAAGGACGTCAAAGAACAGACCAGCTCCAATCAACATCTCGATCTCGTTTGGACAATGGAAGTCGGCGTCGGCTAGCAGAATACCAGGCGGAATGTTCCACGTATCGATGTTACAACTCACCGGCGGAACCGTGCCCGCCACCTTCGGAGTAGTGAGGCATTCAACGTTGACGGCATAATCACTGTAGTTCGATGTCATTCGCACCACCACCTTGTGGTGCATCTTGGACTTGTTACCTCCGACGCCGATGACGGGAACATTCGCTGGTTGTTTCGGAAGCTTCAGTCTTTGAACCACAGACTCGGAAATGACGTTGATCTGCGATCCGGAGTCCAACAAGGCTCGCACACGATGAACTTGTCCGTTTTTGGCGGTCAGGTTGACCATTGCAGTCATCAGGAATACCTGCTTACCCGGTGGAGGAATGCTGCTGGAACACGATGTATTCACCGGCTGTACTGCGGGTACCGGCTTCCCTTCTGGAGTCTTCGGCGCATCAGTGGGTTTCACTTCGGGCTTCTCACGTTCGAAATGAAGTAGCGTGTGGTGTTTCTTGGAGCACTTTGAACACGACTTATCGCAGGAACACGCTGCCCCACGATGGCCCTTCCTTAGGCAGTTGAAGCAAAGATTTACTTCCTTTACCTTTGCTGGTCGCTGATCCACAGACATCTTCAGGAAGTTGGAACATTTGTAGTTCTGGTGTTGACCCGAACAGAAATCACACATATATTCCGACGTCACTGCCGCTGCGTGCGAGGTCTTGGAAGGCACGAGCTTGGACCCAGGCGGCTTCTGGTTTAGCTTGGGATTCGGGGATACGATGGGAGCACTCTTCTCACATCTCTCCAGGATGACGCATCGTTGTTTAAGGAACTCGATCGTTTGCTCATATTCCGGGAGCTCCGTTTGATCAATTGAAGCCTCCCATAACTCGCGGGTCTGGTCATCCAATGCGCGAGTGAGCACGGTTACCACGAGCAACTCCGACATTCCCAGCAGCGCGCGGTTGGCCAAGCTTGACAAGGTTCTCCACGTGGCGGGTGAATTCATCAATTAAGCTTCGGAGGTCCTTAGACGACTTCTTAGCCATCCTCTTCATATTCAGCAGCCCTAGAATGTGAGACTCCAAGATTAGCCGCTTGTTGCCGAACCTCTCCTCCAGGATGTCCCATGCGCGCTGGTAGTTGTTATTCTGCAACGTCTCTAAGTCGATAACGCCGGTGGCGTCTCCCTTCAAAGAGTTTTCCAAGTGGTATAGCTTCACCGCGTCCGAATCTGATGAGCGCTGCATCAGATCCTGAAACATGGCCTTGAAGCGTGGCCATGCTTCATAACGCCCATCGAAAGTTGGCAGCGGAGCACGGAATGACTGAGACTGTACGACGATCGGCTGCTGGTTGGTGGTGACACACGGTTGCTGCTGGGTTGGGGGTGCAGATAGCTTCTCGTTCCAGCTCTCAAGCAGCACAGACACCTCCTCGTACAGGTGCATGAATTGCAGGTAGGGATCGTCTTGCTCATCGCGCTTGTCGGCTGGAGACTGGGCCACAATTTCCTGGTGCAGCCTGATGAACTCGGCTTTTTCGGTCTCAACACTCCGTTGAAACACTTTAACTTGGGCTGGGGTTGGCTCTCTTTCTTCCTCTTCGGCCTGCTTGAGGGTGGTTAGGATTCGGTTCACGTTGCGTTGAGCTAATCCACGGTTGTGGACTAGCGCCCCAAGCTGGTCCTCACACTCGGCAGAATCAGGAACCTTCTTCACCGGCGTCCGTTTGGGTGGCTTTCTGATGTAGAATATCTCACGGGTCAGCAACACAGAATTCGGACAGGAATTCCGACGCTTTTGTCACAGTGGATGGACGGACTCCGGAATAACGAACGCAAACactatgcgacgtttaaatcaatcACTTATGGGTTGGGAACCGACGCGCTTGTCACAACGGGTGGAGCACTTCACACAATGCCCGGAGCGACGGGAAGGTGGCACTACGCGACGGCGGATTCACTTTGGTACTACGAAAATCGACGCGCTTGTCGGACCGGATGGAATTAGGAACACGTGAATTCCGGAACGACGGATAAATTCACTACGCGACGACGGTTTACACTCGCGGACCGACACGGATAcggacgttgtcgaagccacgtccacgctcttcactgcacagcacgctgttgaagccacgtgcacgcttctacgcactgccgcgctgtcgaagccacgcggaacgctttTTAGACAACACACTACCGCGTTGTTTaagccacgcggaacgcttttaaggttgaaggattcgtcattgacataattgccatcattgaaaatacgaaagcagttttctcgttcaaaactgaaatttccgcagtgaaaatgtgttCACTGCACTTCATTCGCCACCCGCAATGCAGTGAATACCTTTTTATTGCTgtaatttcagttttgaacgaaaaaactgctttcgaatttttaatgatgacgattatgtcaatgacgaatccttcaaccttaaacacTACCGAATCcttatccggttcgaaggaccacttTGTGTTTGGCAATAAACACAAGAACACTTGGCAAGAACACTGGACTGTTTCACACAGTAAGGGAGGAAACTGGGTTTTCGGACCGCGATAGAAAAATCACTGGGTTCACTTTTACTTCACTAATTTATTCTACTAATTCACTTTACACTACGCGTTGTCATAAGCCACGTGAACGCTTATCGAAATCAAACTGACCCGCTACTgcgaacgggtcgcatatttatATCACAAAATCCATATTCCAGAATCACGTGGAAGCTTCTGCGCAAGGTTCCACGCGTGCCTAGAACCCACGCGACATTTCGGGAACCACCATCACCACGCTAACTGCAGAGCGACgacagtcgatgatgatgatgatgatgacggctgCGGCAGCGGTCTGCTGCCGAACTCAATGTTTGGAGCTCACAGCACTCACTCTCTCGCAGCGCAGGTAGCTTCtgttccgtcggctcgggtgagtgtgtgAGCGCCGCGTCGGTGGTCGATGACGACTCGGATGCGTTGATTGGTGTTAGTGCCCGCGCAGCCTCGCATGCTGCTGCCTTCATTGGGAGCGCATGTGCGCGAACATAGTCCCGCCCGTTGGAATGCAATTCCAACTTAGATGACTGTTGCTCGTCGGTTTCTTGCAAGGGAAGCGGGGCTAGTTTGCTTACTGCACGACGGTATACACCAGCGGTTGTCTTGACGTCAACAACACGAACGATACCGTCCTTTCCTGGGTAGACGGCGATGATTCTTCCAAGCTTCCAAGGCTGTGCTGGTTGATTATCCTCGGCCAATAAAACGACGGTGTCGACCCTCACGTTGGGCTGTTTCTTCGTCCATTTTGCTCTCGATTGTAGAGTTGAAAGGTATTCTCGAGACCATTTTTTCCAGAAGTGGTCTCTCATCTGGTTCAGATACTGCCATTTGGTTAAGCGGTTTGCTGGTACATCCAAATACGATGGCTTGATCACCGGTTCCATTGGTCGACCAAGCATTAGATGTGCAGGCGATATCGGTTGAGGGTCGTTGGGATCATCTGATGTGGAATATAGCGGTCGAGAGTTGACAATCGCTTCGATGTGGGTCAACACAGTGCTGAGTTGCTCGAACGTTAGAGTTGTATTCCCGAGAGTTCTGGTGAGATGGGACTTCACTATCTTCACTCCGGCCTCCCATAATCCTCCGAAGTTCGGTGATCTCGGCGGAATAAACTCCCATTCAACTTCTCGGCCGATCAGGAAGTCGTTGATTTTGTTCCGCTCCACCTGGTCGTTGAACATATCACGTAGATGTCGAAGCTCCTTCAAAGCCCCGACAAAATTGGTCCCATTGTCCGAAAATAGCTTGCGGACAAGACCGCGGCGATTGATGAAACGGTCGAGAGCGGCAAGGAAAGCATCAGAGGTCAGGTCGGATACTAATTCGAGGTGGATGGCTTTCGTTGACAGGCATACGAATAGTGAGATGTACGCCTTCACTACCTTCGGCTTGCGTTTGCCTTCCTTCACAAGTATCGGTCCGGCATAGTCCACGCCGGTCAGCTCGAATGGCGCATGCTCGGTGACTCGTGCTTCAGGTAGCACACCCATCAGAGGCTGGATGCTCCGTGGCTTCGTCCGGAAACATTTAACACAGCCGTGAACCACCTTACGTATAACAGATCGTGCATTCGTCAACCAAAATTTTTGCCGAATGGCGGCCAATAATCCGGATTGGCCCTCGTGTAGACGGTCCTCATGGTATTTGCGTATCAGCATTTCCGTAACACGATGTTTCCGAGGGAGCAGCAACTGGTGCTTGGCTTCGAAAGGCAGCTTGGAGTTTTGCAAGCGCCCTCCGACTCGTAGTAATCCTTCGTCGTCGATAAACGGCTGCAAGTTGGCCATTCGTTTCGGGAAATCGCCTCGCTGGATACTCTGGATCTCCTCATGAAGTTCACTCTGCTGCAGAATTCTAACGATGAAAATCTCGGCCTTTCGCATGTCTTGAACGGTCAAGGCACTGGATAGCATCCTCTGCTTCTTAGGTGTTCGAACTAGTCGGACGAATCGAACCACCTGTGCCAGAACCCGCTGCAATTTGGTGAATGAGCTGAACCGTTCAAAGACCGGCTCCGATTCTATGGCTGGATTTGCGATGGTCACTTCCCTCAGCTCGGGGATTTCACATTCAGGAATCTCTGTAATCGCCTCCACTTCGTACTCGGTTGTGCTGAGGGATGTTGGTCCATTCCACCACAAGCTACACTGCTTCAGCAAGTCTGGCGGCATTCCCCGTGAAACAATGTCAGCTGGGTTATTCAAAGTATTCACGTAACTCCATTGGTAACGATCGGTCAGATGCTTGATTTGGGCTACACGGTTACGAACATAAACCTACAACCGATCCAGGGGTTTGTTGATCCAGGCCAGTACTATTTTACTGTCCGACCACAACTTGACTCCATCGAAAGACAGCTTCAGCGTTGGAGCTACCTTGGCAACTAGCTTGGCGAGCAGTAAGGCAGCACACAGCTCCAACCTAGGTATGGTCATCTCACGGAGGGGAGCTACCTTGGACTTACTGCATAGTAGATGGGCTACCGCTGAACCATCTCGTCGAACGCAACGGATGTACACGCACGCGCCTTATGCACTCTTGGAAGCGTCGGCAAATCCATGGATCTCTAATACTTCCCTCTCTGTATCCACGACACACCGGGGAATTTCAAGATCTGTTATATGATCCAAGGAAGTCCGGAAAGTATTCCACCGCTGGAGTAGCTCATCGTCAAGGGTATCGTTCCATCCTAATTTGCTGGCCCACAAGCATTGCATTATCATTTTCGCTTCCACAATCACTGGCGCGACGAGTCCCAGTGGATCAAACAACCTCGCTATTTGGGACAGGACACGTCGCTTGGTCACTACCGCTCCGGGGTTGGTCGTATCAGCGGATTGGCAAAACAGGAACAAATCTCGCCGCGGGTCCCACATGAGTCCTAAAGCCTTGATAGCTTGGTTGGCACTGGAGTCGTGAATTGGTACCAGCTTCTCACGATCCTCCACTGGAACACTGTCAAGGAGTTCTTCGGAATTTGAACACCACTTTCTGACGGGAAATCCACCCTTCAGCATCAACTCCTCGATATCGCTCCGAAGTTTAATCGCTTCATTAACCGAATCCGCGCCAGAAAGGATGTCGTCCATGTAAGAGTCGTCCAAGATGATCTCGGCAGCCGTGGGATAATTCGTGCTCTCGTCCCGTGCTAGTTGAATAAGCGAGCGCACAGCCAGAAAGGATGCTGCCGATGTTCCGTAGGTTACGGTCAACAGTTCGAAAACCTTCAGCGCTTCCGATGGGTTGCTTCGCCAGAAGATTCGCTGGTATCGGGTCTGTGAAGGGTCCACTAGTACTTGCCTGTACATTTTTGACACGTCCGCAGAGAATACGATGGGGTGGGTCCGGAAGCGCATCACTATGGTGAACAACTCACTTTGGCTGTTCGGTCCGGTCATCAGCACATCGTTTGATGAttattctaccatctattgtagcaaggcagctgcctatagcactggtatAATCTGCAaatcgatttgatcaagattgtaccACTGTTCACACTCAGTCGTtcccctgtatgaagggccaaaaatggaAGCGCGGACccacaagcagagacacttgcacgAAACCCGCTAcaagggaaaagaatctccttccagaagaaagttcatgTAACCAGTGGTAAAATCAAGCCCTCGGTTAACAAAATatacccaatagatggggtcgaagagcccgccctcaattcaCGAGATGTTAGCAACAagaaggaggcagttccaagctccttgtccaaatcgtttcaatcgggtgccctggtgGTCCCTCCCTATCCCCGTATGTAGTAAtatatttattaagaaattttatcTTATATTGTGTCCGAAAACCAAATTGTTCATGTTTCTTGAGTATTTAATGTTTATTGAGTTCAGTCTTCCCTTTTGTATTTGTGCTTATAAACATTTAGTAGTGTGCAATTGTCTTTTATATCCCTCTCTACCCACTCTATCACCTTGTAATTCATTGTCGTGAGTATGTTAATTTTCGATTTCAATTAATTTATCATAGCACGATTCATGCGAAATTTTGTTAACATTGAGTAAAGAAAGTCATTTTCCTTTTATCCTACTATTCCATGACAAACAGTTGAGATAAATCTTGAGTAGTACAATTGAGTAATTTATATCGTATTTGAAGCAAACTTCTTGGCGATTCCCACTTTTTATAAAGTATGAGTCATTGGAGCGTGGTGAATAGGTTTTATCCTTCCTATCATTTTAATTCATCTTTAATATGATTTTTATTAATTGAGATATAACAAAGCCGCACCCCGACCCCTCGAGAGCATGAATCCGAAACACCAGACCCTGATCCCCCCGGATAGCTGATCAATTGGACACTCGGTACCCAATCGAGCAACTTCCCTGCACGAACCCGCTCCTCAGACCTGCATACCCGAATATTCGAAACGTGGCTCCGTCATATCTTCGTCTTAACCTGTATTTCCTTACCATCCCTATTTGGTCATTAGCATTTCAAAAGGGCGCGACCGCTTTCCGAAACCAAACTCTCCTCCACGTCCGTGAATCGCACATCACTGCCCCTTGTAATCCAGCGCCACTACCGGAGATAAGAGCATTTCTCTCTCTAGCAGTGGCCGTGAACTAAAAAAGTCATATAATCCACGGCCATGAAAGATTCCATCGCATCCAAAAGCAGCAACGCTCCCCGTAAATGCTGGTGTCGATTTAACTTACATTTTAATCATTACTGTTATTCTCTAAGATATCTTTTCCAGTGCTTGTACTTTTTAGGCCTAGAGTTATCCTCCTCCGACGATTCACCATCTGATATTTCACTTAGCGTTTCTTTGTATATCTCTTCTGCTGTTTTCTTCATCTTTTCCCTATCGTTTGCTAATTGTTTCCATGTTTCTCTATCTATCTCACCATATCTATTCAAGTCCTTTTCCAAAGAGTTCTTCCATGTTATGCACATGCAGAGAATACGATGGGGTGGGTCCGGAAGCGCATCACTATGGTGAACAACTCACTTTGGCTGTTCGGTCCGGTCATCAGCACATCGTTTAGGGATAAACCACTCGCCTTCGCTGTAGCATCGAACACAACACGTAGCTTGGTGCTGCTACTGGATGGTTTCAGGACACAATGGTGTGGCAAGTAGTAGGCTTGAGTTCCAGGTGGATCCTCATCCTCCTGTATCTCCCGGCAATGACCCAGGGCTCGATACTCATCGATGAACTCTGTGTACTGGTTCTTGAGTTCTG
Proteins encoded in this window:
- the LOC134284785 gene encoding uncharacterized protein LOC134284785 produces the protein MPPDLLKQCSLWWNGPTSLSTTEYEVEAITEIPECEIPELREVTIANPAIESEPVFERFSSFTKLQRVLAQVVRFVRLVRTPKKQRMLSSALTVQDMRKAEIFIVRILQQSELHEEIQSIQRGDFPKRMANLQPFIDDEGLLRVGGRLQNSKLPFEAKHQLLLPRKHRVTEMLIRKYHEDRLHEGQSGLLAAIRQKFWLTNARSVIRKVVHGCVKCFRTKPRSIQPLMGVLPEARVTEHAPFELTGVDYAGPILVKEGKRKPKVVKAYISLFVCLSTKAIHLELVSDLTSDAFLAALDRFINRRGLVRKLFSDNGTNFVGALKELRHLRDMFNDQVERNKINDFLIGREVEWEFIPPRSPNFGGLWEAGVKIVKSHLTRTLGNTTLTFEQLSTVLTHIEAIVNSRPLYSTSDDPNDPQPISPAHLMLGRPMEPVIKPSYLDVPANRLTKWQYLNQMRDHFWKKWSREYLSTLQSRAKWTKKQPNVRVDTVVLLAEDNQPAQPWKLGRIIAVYPGKDGIVRVVDVKTTAGVYRRAVSKLAPLPLQETDEQQSSKLELHSNGRDYVRAHALPMKAAACEAARALTPINASESSSTTDAALTHSPEPTEQKLPALRESECCELQTLSSAADRCRSRHHHHHHRLSSLCS
- the LOC134284786 gene encoding uncharacterized protein LOC134284786; the encoded protein is MTGPNSQSELFTIVMRFRTHPIVFSADVSKMYRQVLVDPSQTRYQRIFWRSNPSEALKVFELLTVTYGTSAASFLAVRSLIQLARDESTNYPTAAEIILDDSYMDDILSGADSVNEAIKLRSDIEELMLKGGFPVRKWCSNSEELLDSVPVEDREKLVPIHDSSANQAIKALGLMWDPRRDLFLFCQSADTTNPGAVVTKRRVLSQIARLFDPLGLVAPVIVEAKMIMQCLWASKLGWNDTLDDELLQRWNTFRTSLDHITDLEIPRCVVDTEREVLEIHGFADASKSA